A part of Pectobacterium cacticida genomic DNA contains:
- the hslV gene encoding ATP-dependent protease subunit HslV gives MTTIVSVRRNGLVVIGGDGQATLGNTVMKGNVRKVRRLYHDRVIAGFAGGTADAFTLFELFERKLELHQGHLVKAAVELAKDWRTDRMLRKLEALLAVADENASLIITGNGDVVQPENDLIAIGSGGPYAQAAARALLENTELGARDIVEKSLGIAGDICIYTNQFHTIEELASKA, from the coding sequence GTGACAACAATTGTAAGTGTACGCCGCAACGGACTCGTGGTCATTGGCGGTGACGGACAAGCGACTTTGGGTAATACCGTAATGAAAGGTAACGTGCGTAAAGTGCGTCGCCTCTACCACGATCGCGTTATCGCTGGCTTCGCTGGCGGGACGGCGGACGCCTTCACCCTGTTTGAGCTTTTTGAGCGCAAGCTGGAACTGCATCAGGGACATTTGGTTAAAGCCGCTGTCGAATTAGCGAAAGACTGGCGTACCGATCGTATGCTACGCAAACTGGAAGCGCTGCTAGCCGTCGCAGATGAAAATGCATCCCTCATCATTACCGGTAATGGCGATGTTGTTCAGCCAGAAAACGATCTGATCGCCATTGGATCCGGTGGCCCTTATGCGCAGGCCGCTGCTCGTGCCCTCTTGGAAAACACCGAGCTGGGGGCGCGCGACATCGTCGAAAAATCTTTGGGGATTGCTGGCGACATCTGTATCTACACCAACCAATTCCATACGATAGAAGAATTAGCCTCCAAGGCGTAA
- the ftsN gene encoding cell division protein FtsN produces the protein MAQKDYVSRGRSSGTRRKTTSRKKSQASGASKTMIALAVAILVTFAGGLYFIAHNKPEETPVLPHHNAGKGNGLPPKPEERWRYIKELENRQLGVTTPTEPSAGGEVRSPVQLTDEQRQLLEQIQSDMRQQPTQLSEVPYNGQVQVPRSQVTIKPPAQAVQPPPTVTTQPAARAPVIPKPETPRPQPQPAKQPQTAKAEKNQRWAIQCGSFKTINPAESVRAQLAFAGIESRITSNGGWNRIMLGPYSSRAAVDNMIQRLKGAGVSNCIPLANGG, from the coding sequence GTGGCACAAAAAGATTATGTGAGCCGGGGACGTTCATCAGGAACACGTCGGAAAACAACGAGCCGAAAAAAAAGCCAGGCTTCAGGTGCATCTAAAACAATGATCGCACTCGCTGTGGCTATTTTAGTCACCTTCGCGGGCGGGTTGTATTTTATCGCCCATAATAAGCCAGAAGAGACGCCTGTTCTGCCGCACCACAATGCAGGCAAAGGCAATGGGCTGCCGCCGAAACCGGAGGAGCGCTGGCGCTACATTAAAGAGCTGGAAAACCGCCAGTTGGGCGTTACGACGCCAACGGAACCTTCCGCCGGCGGAGAAGTTAGGTCACCTGTACAGTTGACGGACGAGCAACGCCAGCTACTGGAACAAATACAATCTGACATGCGTCAGCAGCCAACACAGCTCTCAGAGGTGCCATATAACGGACAGGTACAGGTTCCACGTTCTCAGGTGACGATAAAACCGCCGGCTCAAGCAGTACAGCCGCCGCCTACAGTAACCACACAGCCCGCAGCGCGTGCGCCAGTCATACCCAAACCAGAGACGCCGAGGCCACAACCTCAGCCGGCTAAGCAGCCTCAGACGGCAAAAGCTGAAAAAAATCAGCGCTGGGCGATTCAGTGCGGCTCCTTTAAAACCATCAATCCTGCCGAGTCGGTAAGGGCACAACTGGCGTTCGCCGGTATCGAAAGCCGTATCACCTCTAACGGCGGCTGGAATCGGATTATGCTGGGGCCATATAGTTCGCGGGCAGCCGTAGATAACATGATCCAGCGACTTAAAGGCGCAGGGGTATCAAACTGTATTCCTCTTGCCAACGGGGGTTGA